The genomic stretch TCGTGATTTCATTGTGAACGTCGTTCTGAAAAGTGTCTGCGAACGGCTAAAGCTTACGAAAACACCTTCGGATTGCCCAGGATGCTTTTGCAGCCCCCCAGATAGAAAGCGGGCTTACCACGCCTTCTGTGCCGATCACCGCGCACCGACACAGCATTCCCGCAGCACCGCTTCGTACCGAGTCACCATGGATTCCCAGCCGAAACGGTCGCTGACTTCCGATGCCTTCGCTGCCAATTGGGCGCATCGTTCAGGGTCGTCCGTCAACCGCTTGATCGCTTCGCAGAGCGCGTTCACATTGTCATCGCACAGCAGCCCGTCCGACTCATGCTTGATGATTTCCACCGCGCCGCTTTGGCATCGCATCCCAATGCAAGGTAATCCGGCTGCCATTGCTTCGAGAAGCGCCGACGGAAACCCTTCGTAATGGCTAGGCAGCACGAATAAGGATGCTTTGGCGTACTCCGGTTCAATCGGGCGTACCCAGCCTGGCATCTCCACCGAGTTGGCAACCCCAAGTGAATTCGCCAGCCTTTGCAGGCTGTCTCGCTGGGAACCTTCACCGACGATGCGTAGCGTCCAGGGCGTTGGCAACCGTTTGCCCGATTGTTGCGCGAAGATCGCGAAAGCATCGATCAAGCGGTCGAAACCCTTTTCCTGCTCCAAGCGGCCGACGCCAAGAATCACGTTCCCTTCTCGCTGCGAACGGTACTCGCTCGCCACCGGATCAACCGCTGACGGAATCACCTCGATCCGGTCACGGTGCAGCGGCGAAAGCGTCTCGGCGATGGACGAGGTCAAGGCAACGACGCGGGCTGACCTGGGATAGACGCGGCGGCGTACCCCTTCCCAGAAACGCCCAAGTTGTTGATGTTCTGGGTCGCTTCGTTCACTGATCACGACCGGTATCGGGCTGCCGATCATGGCCAACAGCACGTCAATATTGGTCCGGTCACAAAACGATAGGACGACATCTGGATGCTCTCGGCACACGGCCCGGCGAATCGCTCGCAGTCGGCGGAGCAGATTTGGCAGCTTGGCCAGTGGGCTGGGCCGATCCACCATGACGTCCAACGCGATCTTTCGGACCGAAGCGGATAACTCGTGGCGATCATGGAGTCCGTCGTCGAGGGTGACCAGCACGACGTCATGTGAACGCTTGGATAGCCTGGCGGCGAGCCTGGCCATCACACGCTCAGCGCCACCACCGCAAAGCGAATGAATGATGCAAACGATTTTCAAGGATTCGCCGCGTTTTGAAGGCTTGTTCACATAATCAAATCGCACTTTGCAAATGACGCGGCCCAAAAGGAGCCAAAAAGGATGCCATCGACGGATGGAAAATGCGAATGTTTGGAATGATTTAGTTGAAACGGTCGTTATGGGCAACTAGCGTGAATGATAGCACGGGGGGCTTTCGCCGACTTCTCTCCCTCACCCAAAAACGGGTATCCCTCAGAGGTTTTTCCATGAATAAGCTCTCCATCGCCATCGTGGTCGCAATTGCGGCGGCCCTTTCCTCTGCCAATTGTGCATCGGCTCAATATCCTGGGTTCCTTGGCGGCTACGGCTGCGGATCCGGCTACAACTTTTACGGTGGATTTGGCGGCGGTTACCGGACCCCGCCCTATTTTGCAATGCATCCGCCGGTCTACTATGGTGCCCGGTATGCGCGTCCGTATGGCATGAGCCCGTTCCCGGCATCTCCCATGGTCACCGCACCGGAAAGCTACCGCGGCCGATTGGAATCCGAATTCATCCAACCGGGCGTTCCTCGCGTCAACCATAGCAGCAATCCTTGTGTCAGTTGCTCCACCGCTTTCAGCGTCGAGGAGCCTGCTCAGGGACCGGTTCGCAGCAATCCGTTTGTTGAAGGCGAAGCAACGCCGGACCAATTGGTATCCACCGGCGCGGTGCGCTGAATCGCGGCGTTTGCGCCGCTTGCATTGTGCGATCACGAGGCTGCGGAGCTTCCCCGATTCGGCTCTGGCTGGGGAGCTGCGGCCTTGGGCTGGGGGGGCCCTCTCACCATGGTCATCTGGCATCGACTTCATGGAACCGGCTTGTTTGGGCTGTGGCCACCCCGCGGCCGCCTGGCAGGTCACGCCCGTATGCGGCTCCCTCGACGAACCGGCCGGAATTGCTAGACTGATAGGGGATACGGGTTGTTGGCCATTCGCTTTGCGGGGGCAACAGCCGTCCGAATCGGTACCGGCATCCTCTTTTCTTGGCACGGCTCTTTTCTTATCAGCTGACTTTGCAAGGAGACGAAGGTGGCGGTCCGTCGACGCCGTACGACGCTCCTCTTCCGCTTTCTTGCCAACAGGCACCTACATTGAAAATTTGGATACGATCCTTTGCTGCCGTCTTGGTGATCCTCTCGACGGGCTGTTCGCGATCCAACAGCAAATCAGCGTCCCAGTCATCTCCGCCACCGGTCTTCGCCAAGGAATACCCCATTGCCGTCACCACGACGGTTGGAATGGTGGCGGACATTGTGCGTCATGTGGGGCAGCAACACGTTCAGGTGACTCAAATCATTGGTGCGGGCGTCGATCCTCACCTTCACAAAGCCAGCCGCGATGATGTGTTGGCGATGATGAACAGTGACGTCACTTTCTACAGCGGTTTGATGCTAGAGGGCAAAATGGCGGATACGTTTGAGAACATGGCGAAGAGCAAGCCCGTGATTGCGGTGACCGAGAAGATCGATGAGGCCTACCTGCTCGAACCGGAAGACGTGCGTGGGCACCATGACCCGCACGTTTGGATGGACGTTTCGGCATGGTCAAGATGTGTTGAGGTCGTCGCTGAGACCCTTTCCGCATTCGATCCTCCGCATGCCGACGACTATCGTTCGAACGCCGAGGTCTATTCGCAACAACTCGTTCGCCTGCATCAGTACGGACTTCAAGCCATCGGCTCCATCCCGGCGGATCGTCGAGTGCTGATTACCTCGCACGATGCCTTTAACTATTTCGGACGCGCCTACGGGCTGGAAGTGCTTGGGGTCCAAGGTTTGTCAACCGAATCCGAAGCGGGCCTGCAACGGATCAATGAACTGGTTAAGCGGATCGTTGACCAGCAAGTCAAAGCCGTCTTTATCGAAAGCAGTGTTCCGCCGAACAACATCAATGCCTTGATCGAAGGTGCGAAATCAAAAGGCTACGATGTTCGTATCGGTGGCGAGTTGTTCTCGGATGCAATGGGCGCAGGGGGGACGTATGAAGGGACCTACGTTGGGATGCTCGACCACAACATCACCCTTGTCGCACGTTCGCTTGGCGGAACGGCTCCGGCAACCGGCATGCTCGGTAAGCTCTCGCTGAATTCGCAAGAAAGTCCATCGCCGTGACAGAATCGGTCCCTTTGTCGGTTTACGATTTGACCGTCGCTTATCATCGCAAGCCAGTGCTTTGGGATGTTCAGTTTGACATTCCGGCCGGTTCGCTTGTTGGCGTGGTCGGGCCAAACGGGGCTGGCAAGAGCACGTTACTGAAAGCGGTGATGGACTTGATTCCCGTCGCTTCAGGCCGTGTCGAAGTGTTCGGGCAACCCTATCGCGATGCTCGGCAACGCGTTGGCTACGTTCCTCAGCGAGAAAGTGTAGATTGGGATTTCCCTGTGGATGCGGTGGATGTCGTCGCGATGGGACTCTACAGCAAGATCGGTTGGTGTTTACCCGTGCGAAAGAAACATCGACAAGCGGCAATGCAGGCGCTCGACCGAGTGGGGATTGCCGATTTAGCGCGTCGGCAAATCAGTCAGCTGTCAGGCGGCCAGCAACAGCGAACGTTTCTTGCTCGAGCGCTGGTACAAGATGCCGATCTCTATCTGATGGACGAGCCGTTTGCGGCTGTGGATGCGGCGACCGAACGAGCGATTGTTGAGATTCTGCGTGACATGAAGAGCCTTGGAAAGACGGCGCTGGTGATCCACCATGACTTGCAAACAGTTTCGGAGTACTTCGATTATTGCGTGATGTTGAACATGCGAGTGGTCGCACACGGCAAAGTCAATGATGTGTACACCAACGAAAATCTACAGAAAACCTACGGCGGTCGTTTGACGCTGTTGGATGAGGTCACCGAAGCGATGCGTCGTCAGGAGCGATCGTTGTGATTCGCCGACGTTCGTTTCGTCATTTGGCCGTAGGGTCCGTCTTAGGGATCTTGCTGCCGTGTGTTCTCGCGACGAGTCTGTTCGCCGCGGACGGGATACCGAACCGGTCGCTTAACGATCAGGCTTTTCACTGGCCTCTGTGGGATCAGTGGGCTGACCTCTTTCTGCTGCGTGACTACAACACCAAAGTGGTGGTGATTGCGACGACCCTGCTCGGATGTGCCGCCGGCGTGGTCGGTACCTTCACTTTGCTGCGCAAGCGCGCGTTGATGGGCGACGCACTCTCTCATGCGACGCTTCCCGGCATCGCGATCGCCTTTATGATTGCAACCACAATGGGTGGAAATGGGAAATCGTTGCCACTTTTGCTGTTGGGGGCAAGCGTCAGCGGAATGTTGGGGGTCGCCGTAATTTTGCTACTTCGCAATTTCACCCGATTGAAGGAAGACACGGCGCTGGGCGCCGTGCTTAGCGTTTTTTTTGGTGCCGGCATGGCACTGCTTGGCATCGTTACCCAGATGCAAGGTGGCAACGCCGCTGGATTGGAAGCATTCATTTACGGCAAAACGGCCTCAATGGGATTTGATCAAGCCGTGCTCATTTCGTTGGTTGCACTGATCTGCACCACAGCTTCGGCATTGCTATTCAAGGAGTTCAAGCTACTTTGTTTTGATGAGGGATTCGCCGGTTCGCGTGGCTTTCCTGTGATCTTGCTCGACCTTGCGTTGATGGCCTTAGTCGTGCTGGTCTGCATCGTCGGGCTACAGGCCGTTGGACTGATCTTGATGATTGCTTTATTGGTCATTCCCGCTGCCTCGGCTCGTTTTTGGACGGACCGCATGCAATGGATTGTGATGATCTCCGCGGCACTCGGGGCCATGGGAGGCATGCTTGGCGCGGGAATCAGTGCCGTTTTTTCCAAGCTGCCCTCAGGTGCAACCATCGTATTGGTATGCGGCGTCTTCTTTGCGTTTAGCCTTGTTTTCGGCGTTCGCCGTGGGTTGTTGGTGCGGTTGCTTCGTCGTCGTCGTATGAACAACACGGTTAACCGTCACCACTTGCTTCGTGCGCTTTACGAATTGTCCGAACCCCAAAAGGCCCCATCGGCAAACGCGTTCATCGCCT from Novipirellula artificiosorum encodes the following:
- a CDS encoding glycosyltransferase family 4 protein; this encodes MNKPSKRGESLKIVCIIHSLCGGGAERVMARLAARLSKRSHDVVLVTLDDGLHDRHELSASVRKIALDVMVDRPSPLAKLPNLLRRLRAIRRAVCREHPDVVLSFCDRTNIDVLLAMIGSPIPVVISERSDPEHQQLGRFWEGVRRRVYPRSARVVALTSSIAETLSPLHRDRIEVIPSAVDPVASEYRSQREGNVILGVGRLEQEKGFDRLIDAFAIFAQQSGKRLPTPWTLRIVGEGSQRDSLQRLANSLGVANSVEMPGWVRPIEPEYAKASLFVLPSHYEGFPSALLEAMAAGLPCIGMRCQSGAVEIIKHESDGLLCDDNVNALCEAIKRLTDDPERCAQLAAKASEVSDRFGWESMVTRYEAVLRECCVGAR
- a CDS encoding metal ABC transporter solute-binding protein, Zn/Mn family gives rise to the protein MKIWIRSFAAVLVILSTGCSRSNSKSASQSSPPPVFAKEYPIAVTTTVGMVADIVRHVGQQHVQVTQIIGAGVDPHLHKASRDDVLAMMNSDVTFYSGLMLEGKMADTFENMAKSKPVIAVTEKIDEAYLLEPEDVRGHHDPHVWMDVSAWSRCVEVVAETLSAFDPPHADDYRSNAEVYSQQLVRLHQYGLQAIGSIPADRRVLITSHDAFNYFGRAYGLEVLGVQGLSTESEAGLQRINELVKRIVDQQVKAVFIESSVPPNNINALIEGAKSKGYDVRIGGELFSDAMGAGGTYEGTYVGMLDHNITLVARSLGGTAPATGMLGKLSLNSQESPSP
- a CDS encoding metal ABC transporter ATP-binding protein, giving the protein MTESVPLSVYDLTVAYHRKPVLWDVQFDIPAGSLVGVVGPNGAGKSTLLKAVMDLIPVASGRVEVFGQPYRDARQRVGYVPQRESVDWDFPVDAVDVVAMGLYSKIGWCLPVRKKHRQAAMQALDRVGIADLARRQISQLSGGQQQRTFLARALVQDADLYLMDEPFAAVDAATERAIVEILRDMKSLGKTALVIHHDLQTVSEYFDYCVMLNMRVVAHGKVNDVYTNENLQKTYGGRLTLLDEVTEAMRRQERSL
- a CDS encoding metal ABC transporter permease is translated as MIRRRSFRHLAVGSVLGILLPCVLATSLFAADGIPNRSLNDQAFHWPLWDQWADLFLLRDYNTKVVVIATTLLGCAAGVVGTFTLLRKRALMGDALSHATLPGIAIAFMIATTMGGNGKSLPLLLLGASVSGMLGVAVILLLRNFTRLKEDTALGAVLSVFFGAGMALLGIVTQMQGGNAAGLEAFIYGKTASMGFDQAVLISLVALICTTASALLFKEFKLLCFDEGFAGSRGFPVILLDLALMALVVLVCIVGLQAVGLILMIALLVIPAASARFWTDRMQWIVMISAALGAMGGMLGAGISAVFSKLPSGATIVLVCGVFFAFSLVFGVRRGLLVRLLRRRRMNNTVNRHHLLRALYELSEPQKAPSANAFIAFSDLLTRRSWSPTKLNRSIRRSEKAGLVERAKHDVLRLTDKGFAEATRLTREHRLWEIYLITYADIAASKVDRDADAIEHVLEPEIVEELETLLQKSQARVPDSPHSLEPAVSKER